TCCATACAACAATTCGTCCTTGCGCATTCCACAACAAACCACCTCAAACCATCATGTAAGCTGTACACAGATAATACCATCCTGTCATTCATGGTAATGCATCCTCAGGGAGCTAAAGAAAGACGTGCCAAAGAAGCACTTCCTGAACTGTTGCGGCAAGCGTCCGGTCATGGTCACCCACATCAAGGTCATCAAGGCCGTGGGGCTGCAGAAACTGGACAAAAGTGAGTTGACCAACATGTATGCGTGTGGGGGAGGCGGGGTGGATGCATTGgcgtgtgtgacggtgtgtgtgtgtgtgtgtgtgtgtgtgtgtgtgtatgtgtgtgtgtatgtctgtgtgtatgtttgtgtgtgtgtgtgtgtgtgttttcttaacAAGTACACGGGGTGAAACCTCAACAAAGAAGGCTTCAACATTTCTATTGCAAGTCAAAAGCATACAATGAAGACAAGAGACACGTATTacatacaaataaagagagGGGGACAAAGGAGTCAACAAAGAGAATATGATAAGATAGCATAGTCATCATTATCAAGAgcatcgtgtgtgtgttcgtgcgtgtgtgtgtgtatgtgtgtgtgtgtgtttgtgtgtgtgtgtgtgtgtgtggatgtgtgtgtgtgcgtgtgtgtgcgtgcgtgtgtgtgtgtgtgtgtgtgcgcgcgtgcgtgcgcgcatgcttgcgtgtgtgtgcgtgcacgttcgtgtgtttgtgggtatgtgtgtgtgtatatatgcatgtgcgtgcgtgcgtgcgttcgtgtgtgtgtgcgtgcgtatgtgtgtgtgtgtttgaatttcACAGACGGCGGAGCAGACCCATTCTGTGTGATAATATGTGAGGGGGAGAAGGTGAAGGGGCGAGTGGAGAAGAGCTCGGTGAATCCTGAGTGGGGCGACTCGGCTCTCTTCTACCGCAAAAACCTCGCCAAGCCCATCATCATTCAGGTAACGAAACGTTTGTTTccgtctctccttggtgtcgcAGTTCTTTAATTGTACTTCAATCTTCCGCAAAGACCTCACCAAGCCCGACATCATTCTCGTTTCAAAACATTTTGCGAAACCCTTGTTGTCGCTTTGTAATAAATGTAAATGCTTTGTCTGACTGGGTTTCCGTATTCGATCACAAAGCTTAGGTTTACTGAATAAAACCATCGTCATTCACAAAACAAAGCTATTTTGTGTGTCCCTCTTTTGGAGTTGTACCTATATAAGTTTCAGATCTTTGTGAATCTGTAAAATCATCACCATTCAGATAAAGTGGCCGTTTTCTTTGTCTCTAGTCGGTGTTACGCACTCCGCTATCTTCCACTGCAAAGATATCTACAAGCCTGCTGCTTTTCAGTTGTGGCGTTGTGttttat
This sequence is a window from Littorina saxatilis isolate snail1 unplaced genomic scaffold, US_GU_Lsax_2.0 scaffold_3937, whole genome shotgun sequence. Protein-coding genes within it:
- the LOC138957583 gene encoding calpain-5-like; translated protein: MVTHIKVIKAVGLQKLDKNGGADPFCVIICEGEKVKGRVEKSSVNPEWGDSALFYRKNLAKPIIIQVWNSNLFRDELMGQHTFKSVKEMKQQASQVVLYGKDKESDTVKPGELQLSVTQSVDLYAV